Sequence from the Streptomyces sp. NBC_00358 genome:
CTCCGGCGCGGGGCACCCCCTGGTGAGGTGAACCCCGGCGCGGCCGGGGAGACGGCCGCCGAGACGGTCCGCCACGGGCTCGCTCCGGTGGCCCCTGGGGCCTACGCGGGGTCGTGCGCCCCGGCCGGGAGCGTCCGCCTGATGGACCTGCGGCCGGTTCGGGCCTGCGGACGTGGGAGGATCGGAGACGGCGGGCCAGGGCCGCGCACCCGGTCGCGCCGTAGCCGTACGCGAGGACGCGTGTACGCAGCAGCAGTACCAGGGCGCGAGCATGAGGAGCACCGTTGAGCAGGTTGCGCTGGCTGACCGCGGGGGAGTCCCACGGTCCCGCACTCGTCGCGACGCTGGAGGGTCTTCCCGCCGGCGTCCCGATCACCACGGAGATGGTGGCGGACCACCTCGCCCGGCGGCGCCTGGGCTATGGACGCGGTGCCCGGATGAAGTTCGAGCGCGACGAGGTCACCTTCCTCGGCGGCGTACGGCACGGCCTGACCCTCGGTTCCCCGATCGCGATCATGGTCGGCAACACCGAATGGCCCAAGTGGGAGCAGGTCATGGCGGCCGACCCGGTCGCCCCGGAGATCCTCGCCGACCTCGCCCGCAACGCCCCGCTGACCCGCCCCCGGCCCGGCCACGCGGACCTCGCGGGCATGCAGAAGTACGGCTTCGACGAGGCCCGGCCGATCCTGGAACGCGCCTCCGCCCGTGAGACCGCGGCCCGCGTCGCGCTCGGCGCGGTCGCCCGTTCGTACCTCAAGGAGACGGCCGGGATCGAGATCGTCTCCCACGTCGTCGAGCTCTGCTCCGTGAAGGCCCCGCAGGGCGTGTACCCCACCCCCGCAGACGTCGACAAGCTCGACGCCGACCCGCTGCGCTGCCTGGACGCCGACGCCTCGAAGGCGATGGTCGCGGAGGTCGACCAGGCCCACAAGGACGGCGACACGCTCGGCGGCGTCGTCGAGGTGCTCGCGTACGGCGTCCCCGTCGGCCTCGGCTCGCACGTGCACTGGGACCGCAAGCTGGACGCTCGTCTCGCCGGTGCCCTGATGGGCATCCAGGCGATCAAGGGCGTCGAGATCGGCGACGGCTTCGAACTGGCCCGGGTGCCCGGCTCACAGGCCCACGACGAGATCGTCAACACGCCCGAGGGCATCAAGCGGACGTCCGGGCGCGCCGGCGGCACCGAGGGCGGTCTGACCACCGGCGAGCTGCTGCGCGTCCGCGCCGCGATGAAGCCGATCGCCACCGTGCCGCGCGCGCTGGCCACCATCGACGTCGCCACCGGAGAGGCCGCCAAGGCTCACCACCAGCGCTCCGACGTCTCCGCCGTGCCTGCCGCGGGCATCGTCGCCGAGGCGATGGTCGCCCTCGTCCTCGCGGACGCGGTGGCCGAGAAGTTCGGCGGCGACTCGGTCACCGAGACCCGTCGCAACGTCCGGTCGTACCTTGAGAACCTGGTCATCCGGTGACCGCCCCACGGCTCGTCCTGGTCGGCCCGATGGGGGTCGGCAAGTCCACGGTGGGCGCGCTCGTCGCCGAGCGGCTCGGCTGCGGCTACCGGGACACGGACGACGACATCGTGGCCGCCGAGGGCCGCACGATCGCCGACATCTTCGTCGACGAGGGCGAGTCCGCCTTCCGCGCGATCGAGAAGCGGGCGGTGCGCGAGGCGCTCGCCGGATACGACGGTGTGCTGGCGCTGGGCGGCGGTTCGGTCCTCGACGCCGACACCCGCGCGCTGCTCGTCGGCCACCAGGTCGTCTACCTCTCCATGGAGGTGGAGGAGGCGGTCCAGCGCACCGGCCTGAACGTGGCCCGGCCGCTGCTCGCCGTCAACCCCCGCAAGCAGTGGCGCGAGCTGATGGAGGCGCGCCGCCATCTGTACACCGAAGTCGCCCGCGCGGTCGTGGCGACCGACGGACGCACCCCCCAAGAGGTAGCCCAAGAGGTCCTCGACGCACTGGAGTTGAAGGAAGCATGAGCGAGGCAGTGACCCGTGTCCAGGTCGGCGGCAGTGCGGGCACCGACCCCTACGAGGTCCTGATCGGCCGTCAACTCCTCGGTGAGCTCGGCGGGTTGATCGGCGACAAGGCCAAGCGGGTCGCCGTGATCCACCCCGAGGCGCTCGACGGCACCGGCGAGGCGCTCCGCGCCGACCTGGCGGAGCAGGGCTTCGAGGCCGTCGCCATCCAGGTGCCGAACGCCGAGGAGGCCAAGACCGCAGAGGTCGCGGCCTACTGCTGGAAGGCGCTGGGCCAGTCCGGCTTCACCCGCACCGACGTCGTCGTCGGCGTCGGCGGCGGTGCCACCACCGACCTGGCCGGGTTCGTGGCGGCGACCTGGCTGCGCGGGGTGCGCTGGATCGCCGTCCCCACCACCGTGCTGGCCATGGTCGACGCGGCGGTCGGCGGCAAGACCGGTATCAACACCGCCGAGGGCAAGAACCTCGTCGGCGCCTTCCACCCGCCCGCGGGCGTGCTCTGCGACCTGGCCGCGCTCGACTCGCTGCCGGTCAACGACTACGTCTCCGGGCTCGCGGAGATCATCAAGGCCGGCTTCATCGCCGACCCGGTGATCCTGGACCTCATCGAGTCCGACCCCGAGGCGGCCCGTACGCCAGCGGGCCCGCACACCGCCGAACTCATCGAGCGTTCCGTCAGGGTCAAGGCCGAGGTCGTCTCCGGCGACCTGAAGGAGTCGGGGCTGCGCGAGATCCTCAACTACGGCCACACGCTCGCCCACGCCATCGAGAAGAACGAGCGCTACAAGTGGCGGCACGGCGCGGCCGTCTCGGTCGGCATGCACTTCGCCGCCGAACTCGGCCGTCTCGCGGGCCGGTTGGACGACGCGACCGCCGACCGGCACCGCACGGTCCTGGAGTCCGTCGGTCTTCCGCTGAGCTACCGCTACGACCAGTGGCCCAAGCTCGTCGAGAACATGAAGGTCGACAAGAAGTCCCGCGGCGACCTGCTGCGCTTCATCGTCCTCGACGGACTGGCCAGGCCGACCGTCCTGGAGGGGCCGGACCCGGCCGTCCTGCTCGCGGCCTACGGCGAGGTCGGCGAGTAACAGGCTCCGCCCGGCACGGACTTATGGTCCGGAGAAGGCCTGCTCAACCCGTTTTGCCCCTCCGTCCCGGGCACTTCGCAGGCTCCCCGGCCGTTCACACAACGGCGGCCGGGGAAGGTACCGTTCGGTAGCGACGGGACCGGCGTCCCGTCCACCAGCGCACATCGCCTGTACGAGACGGAGTGGCACCGGATGCAGCACGCAGTGGGGGCTCCGCTGCCGCCGCCCCACCAGCCGGGGCAGGAACCGGCCGCCGGATGGTCGCCGGCCGGTCAGTACCCGGGACAGCGGGGTCCCGCGCCCGCCCCGGGCTTCGCCGGAGCGCCGGTGCCGCCCGGCGCCCCTCCCGCCCAGGCCCCGCAGCATCACCTGCCGCCGCACCAGATGCCCCCGCAGCCTCCGCAGCACGCTGCGGCGCCGCCCCCGCCACACCCTCCCGTCCCGCCCGCGCCGGACACCACCGGGCATGTGCGGCTGCCCCCGGGCGTTTCGGTGGCCATGCCGAGCCCGCCGCCCGCCACCGGCGCGCCCGATCCGGCGGCCACCACGCTCGCGGTCCTGCTCATCGGCCCCGCGGGCGCCGGAAAGACCAGCGTCGCCAAGTACTGGGCGGACCACCGCCGGGTGCCCACGGCCCACATCAGCCTCGACGACGTACGCGAATGGGTGCGTTCGGGCTTCGCCGACCCCCAGTCGGGCTGGAACGACCATTCCGAGGCGCAGTATCGTCTCGCCCGCCGTACCTGCGGCTTCGCCGCCCGCAACTTCCTGGCCAACGGCATCTCGTGCATCCTCGACGACGCCGTCTTCCCGGACCGCCCGGTCGTCGGCCTCGGCGGCTGGAAGCGGCACGTGGGCCCCGGGCTGCTGCCGGTGGTGCTCCTGCCGGGCCTGGAAGTGGTCCTGGAGCGCAACGCCGAGCGCTCGGGCAACCGCAGGCTCAGCGACGAGGAGGTCGCGCGCATCCACGGCCGGATGGCCGGCTGGTACGGCTCCGGGCTCCCGATCATCGACAACTCGCAGCTCGACGTGGCGGCGACGGCCCGCGTCCTGGACGACGTCCTGGCCCGGTCGATCGCCAGCCCGCCCCAGTGGTGAGCCCGCCCCAGTGGTGAGCCCGCCCCAGTGGTGGGCCCGCCCCAGTGCTGAGCGGGCCCCGCGTTCGCCCGTCCGCGCGCCGGTCCACCCGTCCGGCCCTCTGAACCGGCGACATCCGGCCACCGCTCGTACGCTCGGTTCATGTCAGAGGTGTACGCGACCCGCAGAGAGCGGCTCCGGGAACGCAGTACGGCGGGCGGCAGCGCTGCCGCGCTGGTGACCCGCCCCGCCAACGTGAGGTATCTCGCGGGCGCGGCGCCGCACGGCGCCGTGCTCCTGCTCGGCGACGGCGAGGACATGCTGCTGTGCGCCGGTCCGCCGTCCGGCGAAGCCGTCGAAGGCCGCCCGGACGAAGCCCTGAACGTGCGGGTGCTGCCCCGCGCCGGCGGTGATCCCGCGGTCGCCGCCGCCGGTCTGGCGGCCGGCCGGGGCGCCGAGTCCCTGGCGGTCGAGGAGCACCACCTGACCGTGACGCGGCACCGGGCCCTCGGCTCGGTCGCGCCGCAACTGCGCCTGGCCGACCTGGGCGGCGCGGTGGAGCAGCTCCGCGTGATCAAGGACGAGGAGGAGATCTCCTCCCTGCGCATCGGCGCCGAGATCGCCGACCAGGCGCTCGGCGAACTCCTCGAATCCATTCTCGTCGGCCGCACGGAACGCCATCTCGCCCTGGAACTGGAACGCCGGCTCGTCGACCACGGAGCGGACGGACCGGCCTTCGCGACCTCGGTCGGCACCGGCCCGAACTCGGGACGGCGCGGCCACCGGCCCACCGACCGGCGCGTCGAGGAGGGCGACTTCCTCTCCGTCTGCCTCGGCGCGACCTACCGCGGCTACCGGTGTGAGATCGGTCGTACGTTCGTGATCGGCACCTCGCCGGCCGACTGGCAGATCGAGCTGTACGACCTCGTCTTCGCCGCCCAGCGTGCCGGACGGGAGGCGCTGGCACCCGGCGCCGCCTACCGCGATGTGGACCGCGCGGCCCGCCAGGTTCTGGACTCCGGGGGCCATACTGAAGGCCTTCCACCCCTGACGGGGCACGGTGTCGGGCTCGAAATCGACGAGGACCCGCAGCTTGCCCCCGCGGCCATGGGTAAACTGGACGCTTGCGTGCCGGTCACCGTCGAACCGGGGGTCCACCTTCCGGGCCGGGGCGGTGTCAGGATCGATGACACGCTCGTCGTACGCCCTGAGGCGGACGGCGGACCCGAGCTACTCACCATTACGACCAAGGAGCTGCTCGCGCTCTAGCTCTTCGAGCTGTGCGCCTGCGCCGGGGTCGTCCACGTCAGTCCAGGAGATTCCGCAACCGTGGCTTCCACGAACGACCTCAAGAACGGCCTGGTGCTCAAGCTCGACGGAGGCCAGCTCTGGTCCGTCGTCGAGTTCCAGCACGTCAAGCCCGGCAAGGGCCCGGCCTTCGTGCGCACCAAGCTGAAGAACGTGCTCTCCGGCAAGGTCGTCGACAAGACGTTCAACGCCGGCGTCAAGGTCGAGACGGCCACGATCGACAAGCGCGACATGCAGTTCTCCTACATGGACGGCGAGTACTTCGTCTTCATGGACATGGAGACGTACGACCAGCTCATGGTCGAACGCAAGGCCGTCGCCGACGCTGCCAACTTCCTCATCGAGGGCTTCACGGCCAGCGTCGCCCAGCACGAGGGCGAGGTGCTCTTCGTCGAGCTGCCGGCCGCCGTCGAGCTGGTCATCCAGGAGACCGAGCCGGGCGTCCAGGGCGACCGCTCCACCGGTGGCACCAAGCCCGCCACCCTGGAGACCGGCCACCAGATCCAGGTCCCGCTCTTCATCACCACCGGTGAGAAGATCAAGGTCGACACCCGCACCAGCGACTACCTCGGCCGGGTGAACAGCTAACCGTGGCTGCCCGCAACACGGCCCGCAAGCGCGCCTTCCAGATTCTCTTCGAGGGCGACCAGCGCGGCGTGGACGTCCTGACGGTCCTCGCGGACTGGATCCGGCACTCCCGGTCAGACACCCGGCAGCCGCCGGTCAGCGAGTTCACGATGCAGCTGGTCGAGGGTTACGCCACCAAGGTGAGGCGGATCGACGAGCTCATCGCGCAGTACGCCGTCGGCTGGACGCTGGACAGGATGCCGGTCGTCGACCGCAACATCCTGCGCCTCGGTGCCTACGAGCTGATCTGGGTCGACGAGACCCCGGACGCCGTGGTGCTCGACGAGGCGGTGCAGCTGGCGAAGGAGTTCTCCACGGACGAGTCGCCCTCGTTCGTGAACGGCCTGCTGGGCCGGCTGAAGGACCTGAAGCCGTCGCTCCGCCGCGACGAGGACTAGCCGACAGCCGTAGCCGTACGGCCCGGAGGGGACGTACGGAACGCCGGAGGGCCCGCAGCGATCGTGCTGCGGGCCCTCCGGCGTTCCCGTGCGGGTTCTCGGCGTTCCGGTACCTCGAAGGCTCCCGAGGCCCGC
This genomic interval carries:
- the aroC gene encoding chorismate synthase — protein: MSRLRWLTAGESHGPALVATLEGLPAGVPITTEMVADHLARRRLGYGRGARMKFERDEVTFLGGVRHGLTLGSPIAIMVGNTEWPKWEQVMAADPVAPEILADLARNAPLTRPRPGHADLAGMQKYGFDEARPILERASARETAARVALGAVARSYLKETAGIEIVSHVVELCSVKAPQGVYPTPADVDKLDADPLRCLDADASKAMVAEVDQAHKDGDTLGGVVEVLAYGVPVGLGSHVHWDRKLDARLAGALMGIQAIKGVEIGDGFELARVPGSQAHDEIVNTPEGIKRTSGRAGGTEGGLTTGELLRVRAAMKPIATVPRALATIDVATGEAAKAHHQRSDVSAVPAAGIVAEAMVALVLADAVAEKFGGDSVTETRRNVRSYLENLVIR
- a CDS encoding shikimate kinase → MGVGKSTVGALVAERLGCGYRDTDDDIVAAEGRTIADIFVDEGESAFRAIEKRAVREALAGYDGVLALGGGSVLDADTRALLVGHQVVYLSMEVEEAVQRTGLNVARPLLAVNPRKQWRELMEARRHLYTEVARAVVATDGRTPQEVAQEVLDALELKEA
- the aroB gene encoding 3-dehydroquinate synthase, giving the protein MSEAVTRVQVGGSAGTDPYEVLIGRQLLGELGGLIGDKAKRVAVIHPEALDGTGEALRADLAEQGFEAVAIQVPNAEEAKTAEVAAYCWKALGQSGFTRTDVVVGVGGGATTDLAGFVAATWLRGVRWIAVPTTVLAMVDAAVGGKTGINTAEGKNLVGAFHPPAGVLCDLAALDSLPVNDYVSGLAEIIKAGFIADPVILDLIESDPEAARTPAGPHTAELIERSVRVKAEVVSGDLKESGLREILNYGHTLAHAIEKNERYKWRHGAAVSVGMHFAAELGRLAGRLDDATADRHRTVLESVGLPLSYRYDQWPKLVENMKVDKKSRGDLLRFIVLDGLARPTVLEGPDPAVLLAAYGEVGE
- a CDS encoding Pro-rich N-terminal domain-containing protein, which encodes MQHAVGAPLPPPHQPGQEPAAGWSPAGQYPGQRGPAPAPGFAGAPVPPGAPPAQAPQHHLPPHQMPPQPPQHAAAPPPPHPPVPPAPDTTGHVRLPPGVSVAMPSPPPATGAPDPAATTLAVLLIGPAGAGKTSVAKYWADHRRVPTAHISLDDVREWVRSGFADPQSGWNDHSEAQYRLARRTCGFAARNFLANGISCILDDAVFPDRPVVGLGGWKRHVGPGLLPVVLLPGLEVVLERNAERSGNRRLSDEEVARIHGRMAGWYGSGLPIIDNSQLDVAATARVLDDVLARSIASPPQW
- a CDS encoding aminopeptidase P family protein, translated to MSEVYATRRERLRERSTAGGSAAALVTRPANVRYLAGAAPHGAVLLLGDGEDMLLCAGPPSGEAVEGRPDEALNVRVLPRAGGDPAVAAAGLAAGRGAESLAVEEHHLTVTRHRALGSVAPQLRLADLGGAVEQLRVIKDEEEISSLRIGAEIADQALGELLESILVGRTERHLALELERRLVDHGADGPAFATSVGTGPNSGRRGHRPTDRRVEEGDFLSVCLGATYRGYRCEIGRTFVIGTSPADWQIELYDLVFAAQRAGREALAPGAAYRDVDRAARQVLDSGGHTEGLPPLTGHGVGLEIDEDPQLAPAAMGKLDACVPVTVEPGVHLPGRGGVRIDDTLVVRPEADGGPELLTITTKELLAL
- the efp gene encoding elongation factor P; protein product: MASTNDLKNGLVLKLDGGQLWSVVEFQHVKPGKGPAFVRTKLKNVLSGKVVDKTFNAGVKVETATIDKRDMQFSYMDGEYFVFMDMETYDQLMVERKAVADAANFLIEGFTASVAQHEGEVLFVELPAAVELVIQETEPGVQGDRSTGGTKPATLETGHQIQVPLFITTGEKIKVDTRTSDYLGRVNS
- the nusB gene encoding transcription antitermination factor NusB, encoding MAARNTARKRAFQILFEGDQRGVDVLTVLADWIRHSRSDTRQPPVSEFTMQLVEGYATKVRRIDELIAQYAVGWTLDRMPVVDRNILRLGAYELIWVDETPDAVVLDEAVQLAKEFSTDESPSFVNGLLGRLKDLKPSLRRDED